A stretch of the Luteolibacter rhizosphaerae genome encodes the following:
- a CDS encoding tRNA dihydrouridine synthase: MQDVTDLPFMKVIHPYGGADVYVTEYFRVHNDSRPSAWVLRSIDENPTGKPILAQMIGQDIPALVKTAKALLEHPVVGIDLNLGCPAPVVCKKEAGGGLLRNLPKVDSILGALRDAIPTRFTVKTRIGYHDHAEFPNLLEIFRKHAIDALVIHGRTVEERYSTPVHPDCVKMAAEALPCPVIANGNVVDVETGLAYLDQSGAAGLMMGRGAIRNPWLFSQLRSAFAGETVDTPSCRDLLEYVTRLYDELAAFTENFNPVGHVQRMKKTMVFVTQGHDPDFEFRIRRAKTPEDFHSACRDHLDRDEPVPPSPQEDSRVFCGFSELLATPRAAR, encoded by the coding sequence ATGCAGGATGTGACGGATCTGCCCTTCATGAAGGTGATCCATCCATACGGCGGGGCGGATGTTTACGTGACGGAATACTTCCGCGTGCACAATGACTCGCGGCCCAGTGCCTGGGTGCTGCGCTCGATCGACGAGAATCCGACGGGAAAGCCGATTCTGGCGCAGATGATCGGGCAAGACATCCCGGCACTGGTGAAGACGGCCAAGGCTTTGTTAGAACATCCCGTGGTAGGCATCGACCTGAACCTCGGCTGCCCGGCACCGGTGGTGTGCAAGAAGGAGGCAGGCGGAGGCTTGCTACGGAACCTGCCGAAGGTGGACAGCATCCTGGGTGCGCTGCGCGATGCGATCCCCACCCGCTTCACGGTGAAGACCCGGATCGGCTACCATGATCACGCGGAGTTTCCCAATTTGTTAGAGATCTTCCGCAAGCACGCGATCGATGCGCTGGTGATCCATGGCCGCACCGTGGAGGAACGCTACAGCACGCCGGTGCATCCGGACTGCGTGAAGATGGCCGCGGAAGCACTCCCCTGCCCCGTGATCGCGAATGGCAATGTGGTGGATGTGGAGACCGGCTTGGCCTACCTCGACCAATCGGGGGCCGCCGGCCTGATGATGGGGCGCGGCGCGATCCGGAATCCCTGGCTTTTCTCGCAGCTGCGCTCCGCCTTCGCGGGAGAAACCGTCGACACGCCATCCTGCCGCGACCTGTTAGAATATGTGACGCGCCTCTATGACGAGCTCGCGGCCTTCACCGAAAACTTCAATCCGGTCGGCCACGTGCAACGGATGAAGAAGACGATGGTCTTCGTGACGCAGGGGCATGATCCGGATTTCGAGTTCCGAATCCGCCGGGCAAAAACGCCGGAGGATTTCCACTCCGCCTGCCGGGATCACCTGGATCGCGATGAGCCGGTGCCACCCAGCCCGCAGGAGGACTCGCGGGTCTTCTGCGGCTTCAGCGAGCTGCTCGCTACTCCAAGGGCGGCTCGATGA